In a genomic window of Vicia villosa cultivar HV-30 ecotype Madison, WI unplaced genomic scaffold, Vvil1.0 ctg.000082F_1_1_2_unsc, whole genome shotgun sequence:
- the LOC131623839 gene encoding probable prolyl 4-hydroxylase 9 — MKAKTVKGNWSFRTNKLTFPYVFLICIFFFLAGFFGSTLFSHSQDGDGYGLRPRQRLLESATESKYNLMTAGEFGDDSITSIPFQVLSWKPRALYFPNFATAEQCETIVAAAKVGLKPSSLALRKGETAENTKGIRTSSGVFISASEDKTGTLDVIEEKIARATMIPRSHGEAFNILRYEIGQRYNSHYDAFNPTEYGPQKSQRMASFLLYLTDVQDGGETMFPFENGLNMDGSYGYEDCIGLKVKPRQGDGLLFYSLFPNGTIDQTSLHGSCPVIKGQKWVATKWIRDRDQEQDD; from the exons ATGAAAGCAAAAACGGTTAAAGGAAATTGGAGCTTCAGAACGAACAAGCTCACCTTCCCTTACGTTTTCCTCATatgcatcttcttcttcctcgctgGATTCTTCGGTTCAACTCTCTTCTCTCACTCTCAG GACGGTGATGGATATGGCTTGAGGCCGAGACAGAGGCTGCTTGAATCGGCGACGGAGAGTAAGTACAATTTGATGACTGCCGGAGAGTTTGGTGATGATTCGATTACTTCGATTCCTTTTCAG GTTTTGAGCTGGAAGCCACGAGCTCTTTATTTTCCTAATTTTGCAACTGCTGAGCAATGTGAAACCATAGTTGCTGCAGCAAAGGTAGGCCTCAAACCATCATCATTAGCTTTGCGCAAGGGAGAAACTGCGGAGAATACCAAGGGAATTAGAACAAG TTCTGGTGTGTTTATTAGTGCTTCTGAAGATAAAACAGGGACTTTAGATGTCATTGAGGAGAAAATTGCGAGAGCGACAATGATTCCTAGGAGTCATGGAGAG GCATTTAATATCCTACGCTATGAGATTGGTCAAAGATATAATTCACATTATGATGCATTCAATCCTACTGAATATGGCCCACAAAAGAGCCAAAGG ATGGCTTCTTTTTTGCTGTATTTAACTGATGTTCAGGATGGTGGCGAAACTATGTTTCCGTTTGAG AATGGCTTGAACATGGATGGTAGCTATGGCTACGAAGACTGCATTGGTTTAAAAGTAAAGCCAAGACAGGGAGACGGGCTTCTATTTTATTCACTGTTCCCCAACGGTACAATCGATCAG ACATCACTGCATGGGAGCTGCCCTGTGATAAAGGGGCAGAAGTGGGTGGCTACGAAGTGGATAAGGGATCGTGATCAAGAACAGGATGATTAG